One Pocillopora verrucosa isolate sample1 chromosome 10, ASM3666991v2, whole genome shotgun sequence genomic window carries:
- the LOC131796301 gene encoding tRNA endonuclease ANKZF1 — MAFKARLSAVSVFDEELMSDFLRNVRIVGKDLKSGDSDEKQEQVMEKKLIRKNESYAGEKLGMSCSVCQVTFDSVEIQREHFKLDWHRFNLKQKILDKPIMSEEAFEETISGEVSSISGSDSDTDNDDGDLMLESSQCSKPSINSLLPEQNINSETHTSLRGQHPKVFFVNGDGEVMSVYRSVLYSIQNIPTTPQDTLSLFTSLKMKCYWIVLMTAGGHFAGAVFKGNEVLIHKTFHRYTVRAKRGTAQGARDSQQGGKQPKSAGASLRRHNEAALFQEVQDLLEAWSQHVEKCHRIFIRTPAYNKAMFFGGRKPPFKRDDARIRTIPFATRRPTFNEVKRVHQELSSVQLLGKDSDVELQDLLMNLTHNKAKENVPAVDDGDKIRSWQASQAVASDNEVAIDSQERNISLERSDEGQPDSGSTTKVQEAPKKTKKKKAKNIKESVDGLQNAEVSPERRLWNRLYCAIVSANIGVISSLLGGSVQSNVKACINTESASVLQEKNESMEETTKSGVLEIEINDSVRSEDEGNKTSDDLKTDSNINRSVKCTKTDTIEELVSSGISNEFEDSPSRNGELSSARILDVINEQFGEGGDTLLHVASRSSRREIVLRLLECGSDPAVKDEKGRTPYAVAGDKETRNEFRRFMACHPDRYDYVKAQIPSALTPEMESEKEKRNAERKKAQKKAQKQRAKEQKAIERKKEEEEKEKKAYQALSDREKRALAAEKRFAQQQAAKQAGITSSCAWCSKSLVGQVPFERLTHKYCSTACVKAHRLEMESQQR; from the exons AGAGAGCATTTCAAGTTAGATTGGCATAGATTTaacttgaaacagaaaattcTAGACAAGCCTATTATGTCAGAGGAGGCATTTGAGGAAACTATTTCAG GAGAGGTATCAAGTATTTCTGGTTCTGACAGTGATACAGACAATGATGATGGTGATTTGATGCTTGAATCAAGTCAGTGCAGTAAACCGTCCATCAACAGTCTCCTGCCTGAGCAAAATATTAACAGTGAGACACACACAAGTCTTAGGGGGCAACACCCgaaggttttttttgtgaatggAGATGGAGAAGTGATGTCAGTTTATCGCAGTGTTTTGTATTCCATTCag AACATCCCAACCACTCCACAAGACACGTTGTCACTGTTTACAAGtctaaaaatgaaatgttactgGATTGTGTTGATGACGGCTGGTGGCCATTTTGCTGGAGCAGTTTTTAAAGGAAACGAAGTTTTGATCCACAAAACATTCCATCGATATACAGTCAGAGCAAAACGAGGAACAGCGCAGGGTGCCAGAGATTCACAGCAAGGCGGGAAGCAACCAAA GTCTGCCGGGGCCAGTTTAAGGAGACATAATGAAGCTGCCCTCTTCCAG GAGGTTCAGGATCTCCTCGAGGCGTGGTCACAGCACGTGGAAAAATGCCACAGGATTTTCATTCGAACACCAGCTTATAACAAAGCGATGTTCTTTGGAGGAAGAAAACCACCCTTCAAGAGAG ATGATGCGCGCATCAGAACGATCCCATTCGCAACCAGAAGACCGACATTCAACGAAGTGAAGCGAGTTCATCAGGAGTTATCCAGCGTGCAGTTGCTGG GGAAGGACAGTGATGTAGAACTACAAGACCTTCTAATGAATTTGACTCATAATAAAGCAAAGGAAAATGTACCAGCAGTTGACGACGGCGATAAAATTCGTTCATGGCAGGCAAGTCAGGCCGTCGCCAGCGACAATGAGGTAGCAATTGACTCTCAAGAACGAAACATTTCACTTGAACGCAGTGATGAAGGTCAGCCCGATTCAGGTTCTACAACAAAAGTTCAAGAAGCGccgaagaaaacgaaaaagaagaaagcaaaaaatattaAGGAGTCCGTTGATGGGCTTCAAAATGCAGAAG tttcccCAGAGAGGCGCCTATGGAATCGGCTTTACTGCGCTATTGTGTCTGCAAATATAGGAGTAATATCTTCACTTCTTGGCGGAAGTGTCCAAAGCAACGTAAAAGCTTGTATAAACACTGAGTCAGCAAGCGTACTTCAGGAAAAAAATGAGAGTATGGAGGAAACCACGAAGTCTGGTGTATTAGAAATCGAAATTAACGATTCGGTAAGAAGTGAGGATGAAGGAAATAAGACAAGTGATGATTTGAAAACTGACTCTAATATTAATAGGAGTGTAAAATGCACGAAAACTGATACAATCGAGGAACTGGTAAGTTCAGGGATTAGTAATGAATTTGAAGATTCTCCATCGCGGAACGGAGAATTGTCTTCCGCAAGGATTTTAGACGTTATCAATGAACAGTTTGGCGAAGGAGGTGACACGCTTCTTCACGTAGCATCACGCTCGTCACGAAGGGAAATTGTGTTGCGGCTGCTGGAGTGTGGTTCTGATCCTGCTGTGAA GGATGAAAAGGGGAGGACTCCATATGCCGTCGCCGGCGACAAAGAAACACGGAATGAATTCCGACGGTTTATGGCTTGCCACCCAGATCGTTATGATTATGTTAAAGCACAG attcCAAGTGCACTTACACCAGAAATGGAAAGTGAAAAGGAGAAACGGAAtgcagaaagaaagaaagcgcAGAAAAAGGCGCAAAAACAGAGGGCCAAG GAACAAAAGGCTATTGAGcgaaagaaagaagaggaggagaaagagaagaaagcaTATCAAGCTTTAAGCGACCGAGAGAAG cGGGCCCTTGCAGCCGAAAAAAGATTCGCTCAACAACAGGCAGCCAAACAAGCAGGGATCACCTCTAG CTGTGCGTGGTGCAGTAAAAGTTTGGTTGGCCAAGTTCCCTTTGAGCGGCTCACGCATAAGTACTGCTCTACAGCTTGTGTGAAGGCTCACAGACTGGAAATGGAATCTCAACAAAGATAG
- the LOC131796309 gene encoding PMS1 protein homolog 1 codes for MNLLPSSTIRLIASSQVITSVSSVVKELIENSLDAGASSIEIKLDGWGLERIEVRDNGSGVKPDDAPYLAKPHYTSKILTDDDLKSLHTYGFRGEALASLSSVSNLSILTKTEFEEVGMLYTLERDGKIVATKPKPTTTGTTVTAANLFKNLPVRKQFSSNTKKCKEELKKVEDLVMAYAIIRPSLRIILRHNKAVVWQKSKVADERTALLTVFGTSLLAQMGSVEYDDEEECGIHILGYLPRPGSDMEVTGRAVNDRCFIFFNGRPVYMKQISQLIKQYYNRKAPVASNRYPVAFLSIMIPPEGLDVNLEPNKTSVMLTNQDELMTVLTKLLDEFYSEENNTLSSCDVALENRIVATDKLGDITNTCGMNGEIRTKTSGDARVKNNQQGMDIQLDSNVVHDNMQNKEQDIDNNHSKLANIFGTTGNRIPTSTSSKEKDLLLEESSCHEPTSQSNQGKDALKSSTQSTENGESVDDVPVICLFSPLQKNSGILNNKDSFQSNILPSKALCESLSDKTLAEMNESVNNIDKTLVNSFKEIPGNTAENGGIEVSERNSVLNNANGNKSVLFAKTTPSENGPDAANKEKLLEKQQELSGNKSLTSAAASSPSERNLFSLSLDDLFEDSDLDTTGPLNDVYSAKKSTQQNLTLTLNKESTTCGEEISKGHSFEGTKVQYTDKQWSMGGGIVDKQGNPVQPVSLVTPGPLRTLSLKRTPLPHLGKRKHSSEQDKSRLSLSSKKIKKMPEITNQPLINKVMSPNPLQRKLLYKKKELQFSLGDLKNLAKRRAKVASFLEDHSNTDHFIGRLDPWGVWLMQKGKDLVCVNQYRVQEQLLFQRLIACHSLPKDRLDHPVILNERSVGGPDCWRMLCNLSVNCDPPDTTRWIDDERLTANGFDICLKNDVESGETKVELHRISTSIPFYGVPDLVEVLELICQKDGGGSNSLSKCRPFKVIHYLQGEAVRVARSLSSRMNRSEVDELLSRMEKEIPQDLRKCVHDRPFFLTIAQIPE; via the exons ATGAATCTTTTACCTTCATCTACAATTCGGCTGATCGCTAGTTCACAAGTGATAACCTCCGTTAGCTCAGTAGTGAAAGAACTGATCGAGAATTCTCTTGATGCTGGAGCATCAAGCATTGAAATCAAACTG GACGGCTGGGGATTGGAAAGAATTGAAGTTCGAGATAATGGTTCTGGTGTGAAACCCGATGATGCTCCCTACTTGGCCAAACCCCATTACACgtcaaaaattttaactgaTGATGACTTGAAATCCCTGCATACATACGGTTTCCGCGGTGAGGCTCTAGCCTCGCTCTCATCTGTCAGCAATTTGTCTATATTGACAAAAACAGAATTTGAAGAAGTTGGCATGTTGTACACATTAGAACGTGATGGGAAGATTGTAGCCACCAAACCAAAACCTACAACAACTGGGACAACAGTTACAGcagcaaatttatttaaaaacctccctgtgagaaaacaattttcaagcaacaccaaaaaatgtaaagaaGAGTTGAAAAAAGTGGAGGACTTGGTGATGGCATATGCAATTATACGTCCATCTCTGAGGATCATTTTGCGTCATAACAAGGCAGTCGTCTGGCAGAAGAGTAAAGTTGCAGATGAGCGAACAGCATTATTGACTGTGTTTGGAACATCTTTGTTGGCACAAATGGGTTCAGTAGAatatgatgatgaagaagagtGTGGCATTCATATACTTGGATACCTTCCAAGGCCAGGATCTGATATGGAAGTTACTGGACGTGCAGTGAATGATCGatgttttatatttttcaatggaaggcctgtttacatgaaaCAAATATCTCAG TTGATCAAGCAATACTACAACAGAAAAGCACCTGTTGCATCAAACAGATACCCTGTTGCTTTCCTAAGCATCATGATACCTCCTGAAGGCCTGGACGTCAATCTGGAACCCAATAAAACTAGTGTGATGTTAACAAACCAAGATGAACTAATGACAGTTTTGACAAAGCTGTTGGATGAGTTTTATTCAGAGGAGAACAACACACTCTCTAGTTGTGATGTTGCTTTAGAGAACAGAATAGTTGCTACTGATAAACTTGGTGACATTACTAACACTTGTGGTATGAATGGGGAGATAAGAACCAAGACATCTGGGGATGCCAGAGTGAAAAACAATCAACAAGGAATGGATATTCAATTGGACAGCAACGTTGTACATGATAACATGCAAAACAAGGAACAAGATATTGACAATAACCATAGTAAGCTAGCAAACATTTTTGGTACAACTGGCAATAGAATCCCCACAAGTACTTCAAGCAAGGAGAAAGATTTGCTGCTGGAGGAATCATCTTGTCATGAACCAACAAGTCAAAGCAACCAAGGGAAAGATGCACTAAAATCTTCTACTCAATCAACAGAAAATGGCGAATCAGTAGATGACGTTCCTGTAATATGTTTATTTTCCCCGTTACAGAAAAACTCAGGGATTTTGAATAACAAAGACTCATTCCAGTCAAATATTTTGCCATCTAAAGCACTCTGTGAGTCATTAAGTGACAAGACCTTGGCTGAAATGAATGAATCAGTTAATAATATTGACAAAACATTGGTTAATTCTTTCAAAGAGATTCCTGGAAACACTGCTGAAAATGGTGGCATTGAAGTTTctgaaagaaattcagttttgaaCAATGCTAATGGCAACAAATCAGTACTATTTGCTAAAACAACTCCCTCTGAAAATGGCCCAGATGCAGCCAATAAGGAAAAATTACTGGAAAAACAACAGGAATTGTCTGGGAATAAAAGTTTGACATCTGCTGCTGCTAGCAGTCCTTCAGAGAGAAACTTGTTTTCACTTAGTCTGGATGATTTGTTTGAGGATTCTGACTTAGATACCACTGGTCCATTGAATGATGTTTACTCTGCCAAGAAGTCTACTCAACAAAATTTGACGTTGACTTTGAATAAAGAGAGCACAACATGTGGTGAGGAAATCTCTAAAGGACATTCATTTGAAGGCACCAAGGTGCAATATACTGACAAGCAATGGAGTATGGGAGGTGGAATTGTTGACAAGCAAGGGAATCCTGTGCAG CCTGTGTCATTAGTGACCCCTGGTCCTTTGAGAACACTGTCTTTGAAAAGGACTCCATTACCTCATCTCGGAAAGAGGAAACACTCATCTGAACAG GACAAGTCAAGGCTGTCATTATCCAgcaagaagataaagaaaatgcCAGAA ATAACTAATCAACCCCTGATAAACAAAGTGATGTCACCAAATCCTCTTCAAAGAAAACTTctctacaagaaaaaagaacttcAGTTTAGCCTGGGTGACTTAAAGAACTTGGCAAAAAGGAGAGCTAAAGTAGCAAG CTTTTTAGAGGATCATTCCAATACAGACCATTTTATTGGTCGGCTGGATCCCTGGGGAGTTTGGCTAATGCAGAAAGGAAAAGATCTTGTTTGTGTCAATCAGtacag AGTACAAGAGCAGCTTCTCTTCCAACGACTGATAGCTTGTCATTCTCTTCCAAAAGATAGGCTGGATCATCCCGTCATTTTAAATGAGAG aagTGTTGGTGGTCCAGATTGTTGGAGAATGTTGTGTAATTTGAGTGTCAATTGTGACCCACCGGACACCACAAG aTGGATCGATGACGAACGACTTACAGCAAATGGATTCGATATCTGTTTAAAAAACG ATGTTGAAAGTGGAGAGACCAAAGTGGAGTTACATAGAATATCTACTAGCATACCCTTTTATGGAGTGCCAGATTTAGTAGAAGTTCTCG agCTTATTTGTCAAAAGGACGGCGGCGGTTCCAATTCTCTGTCAAAGTGCAGACCTTTTAAAGTTATCCATTATCTCCAG GGTGAAGCGGTTCGCGTTGCTCGTTCGCTCAGTTCCCGGATGAACAGAAGTGAAGTGGATGAGCTACTATCCcgaatggaaaaagaaattcctCAGGATTTGAGAAAATGTGTGCATGATcgtccattttttttaacaatcgcGCAAATCCCGGAATGA